From a region of the Caldilineales bacterium genome:
- a CDS encoding type II toxin-antitoxin system PemK/MazF family toxin, whose amino-acid sequence MTTYRRGDVILVDIAFSGAEGQKRRPAVVIS is encoded by the coding sequence ATGACCACTTATAGGCGCGGCGACGTCATCTTGGTGGACATTGCTTTCAGCGGCGCTGAGGGGCAGAAACGCCGCCCGGCCGTTGTCATCAGCTAG
- a CDS encoding extracellular solute-binding protein, with translation MKKLTLVLLVVVSILIVAGCAAPSTPQIIKETVVVEVTKEVEKVVEQTVVVEKEVQVEVTPTPVPTAAPQMIMGFPAATEQEAKTAQAAFDAADKGQPDPAWKGQSFTIGVYSAGQRGAISGPTYFWRGKFEELTGATYDIVEIPFAEMREKIFTDFQTGAHKYDVILNCSNFYGDYIANDFIQPLDKYFDDPRMPKWEPESVSPAVRNLLQWGGTYYGTQNDHDAQVLYYRKDIINDPKWQEAYKQETGEDMPVAMDTWEDVLKIAQFFNGKDWNGDGDPDDGITLHLKVGGQGFFHFMALSAPYVVIPAPGDDPTKVDKYHNIYYFDPDTMEPLINSPGHVKALEMLLALSKAGPSAMWGWSLGEAWADFLSGNAVMTFSWGDVGSLAEDPAQSVIQGKLGARGIPGTKGPYDMEKKEFLNLDKPNLVGNQVGCSWHPVLSKYAKNPDLAYYWMAWQATPPINHWNVYMGWTGVDPGTTYDWFPPYGTATIEEYVNGGYNADDAKAFIGAFQDNFYNYPIFQTYIRIPGTTEMMTAWDIHLSEAVTGQITPQEALDRTKADWEAIIDEQGKDNLLKLYQESIGYTPQ, from the coding sequence ATGAAAAAGCTAACGCTAGTGCTGCTTGTTGTCGTCTCCATTCTCATTGTGGCAGGTTGCGCCGCGCCTTCGACGCCGCAGATCATCAAAGAAACCGTTGTCGTCGAAGTCACCAAAGAGGTGGAGAAAGTCGTCGAACAGACGGTGGTGGTCGAGAAAGAGGTGCAGGTGGAGGTCACACCGACGCCGGTTCCCACTGCGGCCCCACAGATGATCATGGGCTTCCCCGCCGCCACTGAACAGGAAGCCAAGACCGCTCAGGCCGCCTTCGACGCCGCCGATAAGGGTCAGCCCGATCCGGCGTGGAAGGGGCAGTCGTTCACCATCGGCGTCTACTCGGCCGGTCAGCGCGGCGCTATCTCAGGGCCGACCTACTTCTGGCGCGGGAAATTCGAGGAACTGACCGGCGCCACTTATGACATCGTGGAGATTCCGTTCGCCGAGATGCGCGAGAAGATCTTCACCGACTTCCAGACCGGCGCTCACAAATACGATGTCATCCTCAACTGTTCCAACTTCTACGGGGATTACATCGCCAACGACTTCATCCAGCCGCTCGACAAGTACTTCGACGATCCCCGCATGCCCAAGTGGGAGCCGGAGTCGGTGTCGCCGGCAGTCCGCAACCTCTTGCAGTGGGGCGGGACCTACTACGGCACCCAGAACGATCATGACGCCCAGGTGCTCTACTACCGCAAAGACATCATCAACGACCCCAAGTGGCAAGAGGCCTATAAGCAGGAAACCGGCGAGGACATGCCTGTGGCCATGGACACCTGGGAAGATGTCCTGAAGATCGCCCAGTTCTTCAACGGCAAGGACTGGAACGGCGATGGCGACCCGGATGATGGCATCACCCTGCATCTGAAGGTGGGCGGCCAGGGCTTCTTCCATTTCATGGCCCTCTCGGCGCCCTACGTCGTGATCCCGGCTCCGGGCGACGACCCGACCAAAGTGGACAAATACCACAACATCTACTACTTCGATCCCGACACCATGGAGCCGCTGATCAACTCACCGGGCCATGTCAAGGCCCTGGAGATGTTGCTGGCGCTGTCCAAGGCCGGCCCGTCGGCCATGTGGGGGTGGAGCCTGGGCGAAGCCTGGGCCGACTTCCTCTCCGGCAACGCGGTCATGACCTTCTCTTGGGGTGATGTTGGCTCACTGGCCGAGGATCCTGCGCAGTCGGTGATCCAGGGCAAGTTGGGCGCGCGCGGCATCCCCGGCACCAAGGGTCCCTATGACATGGAGAAGAAGGAGTTCCTGAACCTGGACAAGCCCAATCTCGTGGGCAACCAGGTGGGCTGCTCCTGGCATCCCGTCCTCTCCAAGTACGCTAAGAACCCTGACCTGGCCTACTACTGGATGGCCTGGCAGGCCACTCCGCCGATCAACCACTGGAACGTGTACATGGGCTGGACCGGCGTCGACCCCGGCACCACCTACGACTGGTTCCCGCCCTACGGCACGGCCACCATCGAGGAGTATGTGAATGGCGGCTACAATGCCGACGATGCCAAGGCATTCATCGGCGCCTTCCAGGACAACTTCTACAACTACCCGATCTTCCAGACTTACATCCGCATCCCTGGCACCACCGAGATGATGACGGCCTGGGATATCCACCTGTCGGAAGCGGTCACCGGCCAGATAACGCCGCAGGAGGCGCTAGATCGCACCAAAGCCGACTGGGAGGCCATCATCGACGAGCAGGGCAAGGACAACCTGCTGAAGTTGTACCAGGAATCCATCGGCTACACGCCGCAGTAA
- a CDS encoding sugar ABC transporter permease yields the protein MQQRTRTKFLFVVPGIIWVLCFTIFPLLYSLRLSFMQAKMGTTSRFVGVQNYVRAFHDYRVADAASVTLFFVLCSVIFTVLLGLGLALIFNRAIRGQRAFRALFTMPMFTAPVALGYLGLTIFHEQVGAINTVLAALGVLNLPPWFSSVWLARLAVVIVDVWQWTPFCFLVLLAGLQALPDEVYEAAVLDTSSAWDTFRYITLPLLSPVLFTVAILRLVEAFKVLDIPFSMTNGGPGAATQTYSYYIYLVGLRNFNHGYASALAYLLLIVMMGIATFFFNRMRANYE from the coding sequence ATGCAACAACGAACCCGCACTAAGTTTCTCTTCGTTGTGCCGGGGATCATCTGGGTTCTCTGCTTCACCATCTTTCCCCTGCTCTACTCGCTCCGCCTCAGCTTCATGCAGGCCAAAATGGGGACGACCTCGCGCTTTGTGGGCGTCCAAAACTATGTACGCGCCTTCCATGACTATCGCGTGGCGGATGCAGCCTCGGTCACGCTCTTCTTTGTGCTGTGCAGTGTCATCTTCACGGTGCTGCTGGGGCTGGGATTGGCCCTCATTTTCAATCGGGCGATTCGCGGACAGCGCGCCTTCCGCGCCCTCTTCACCATGCCGATGTTCACGGCGCCGGTGGCGCTGGGCTACCTGGGCCTGACCATCTTCCACGAACAGGTTGGCGCCATCAACACGGTGCTCGCTGCCCTGGGCGTGCTCAATTTACCACCATGGTTTTCCTCCGTCTGGCTGGCGCGGCTTGCCGTCGTCATTGTCGACGTCTGGCAGTGGACGCCGTTCTGTTTCCTGGTCCTTTTGGCGGGCCTGCAGGCGCTCCCCGACGAAGTCTACGAGGCCGCCGTGCTCGACACTTCCTCCGCCTGGGATACGTTTCGTTACATCACCCTGCCTTTGCTCAGCCCGGTGCTGTTCACGGTTGCCATCCTGCGCCTGGTCGAAGCCTTCAAGGTTCTGGATATTCCCTTTAGCATGACCAACGGTGGGCCAGGCGCCGCCACGCAGACGTATTCTTACTACATCTATCTCGTCGGCTTGCGCAACTTCAATCACGGTTACGCCTCGGCTCTGGCCTATCTCCTGCTGATCGTGATGATGGGCATCGCCACCTTCTTCTTCAACCGCATGCGGGCAAACTATGAGTAA